The Arachis ipaensis cultivar K30076 chromosome B05, Araip1.1, whole genome shotgun sequence nucleotide sequence CTAGAAGATTTATTTTGGGTAGAGAACAGTTTTTTCCCCGTCTGCCAGCTTATGGTCTACACAAAAGATGTTATGTGAATGAAGAAACTGTTTGCAATAGAAGTAGAAGGAGAATAGAGGGAGAATGTGTCTGTGCAGGAGACTCGCGAAAAGGGAGGGGAAGTTACCATTCATTTGGTTCTGATGATGCCGAAGCAGTTCTCAGCTTATTGAGTGAGCAATCAGATAAGGATACTATTGATGTTAAAAGGAAGAATGTCTCCACATCCAGAAGAAATGAAgcagagaagaaaataaagagtGTGAGTAGGCAGAGAAATTTGAATTTGGGTAAGAAAGTAGAAACAAAGACAAAAGGGATCTTGAAGCAACGCGAGACATCTGCTATTGACTTGAGAAGAGAGAATGAAAAATCTAGCAGAGGAAATGTAGCCTTGGCCAGAAGTGAAGGCCATAGGTCGAGAAGAGATGTTTCTAGTTGTTCATCTTATTACACAGTTTCATCAGGAGATCTCGGGAGTGACATCGATGTTCAGGATAAACATGGTTTTGAAGAATGTTCATCAGGATATGAGAATGATGAAGCAAATTATGTGAAGGGACAAGTGAAGGAAGAATTCAACAAACAAAGTGATGATTTGGTGAGGCTGCAGGACTTTTCAAAGCATGAAAAAACTGCATTTGGTGCTGACATTGATTCTAGCCTAAGGAAGAAGTCTGAAAAGAAGCTGGCCGAGGTAACAGTGCAGGAAATAAAATCTACAAGAGAACAGCAAGATGTGCATTCAGAAGCATTTGGATCTCATGAACCTAGTAGTTATGGTAAAGCGTCTCTTTCACATAAGCAAGTCAATAGTAAGGAAGATGATTCGTCTTTTCTCAAGCGTCAGAATGCATTTattcaagcaagaaacaaaaGGCATCAATATACAGGTGTGCAAGATTCTGGTTTCAATGAATTTGAAACAACCTTGGTTTCAAAACAGGCATTTACTGGCAGGCATGAGGAACTTGATCTATCTGATGCACAGATAAAGGAAACAAGAGATGAACATAAAAAAATTGTTGGCTCTACTACCACTGGAAAGAAAACCTTGAATTCAAAGAAGATCTCCAGTAGCAGACATGGGAACCTTGAGATACTAGAAACATGCTCACACGAAACAAGTGATGAACAGAACAAATTTTCTGGTTCTAATTCTACCACAGGAAAGGATGTTATAAATAGAAGTTCACATAAATATATTGAAACTTCAAAAGTTGAAGACATTCAAAGGACATCCATGGAGAATCTTGGAGCACAAAGGATTTCAGTTTCGAGTTCTGTTCAGGAAATGGAGGAGCATCAACACCAAAAAGGAGAGAAGAGACTTCTAAAGAGAGAGGAAAAGACTGAGATTAAAGATATGAGAAAATCTCAACATATTTCTGAAGTATCACACGATCATCAGAGTAATATTGAAGATACTTATATCATAAATGCTAGaactaaaataaagaacacagaTGAAAAGCAACTTTCAAGCTCTAAAAGAACCTCTGAGAAGGTGAAGCACATCCCTAAAAGCACATTGAAGTCAGTTGCCAAAACTACAGAAAGTTCTTGCCAAACAGATGAAACAATTGTAAATTTTGAATTAAGCAGGGAGGACAAAACAACTCGGAAAGTAACAATTTCAGATAAAACTACCTCAAGAGAGGAATCCAACATCCGGGGATCAAGGAGTTTTGTTTCTGAATCTGGAACACATGTCACATTAACAGATGATCATGAAAGAAAGTCTGCAACGATGTTGATTGCTTCCTCATCCCAAGAGACAACAGGTGGAGGCTCAGCACGTGCTCAAATAACTTCACAAGTCGCTAGCCCAGAAATTATTGTCGAAACTTCAGAAAGTGGCTCATCTGATACATCTGATCATTCTGATAAAAGTCCTGTTTTGCTACAATATTCTAGAGATGGAAGTAATCAGTCTTACAGTGAACCGTATACCATCATGGCTCCAGAAGATTCTCTTCGTTCAGTTGATTGCTTAGAGAAATCATCCAATCAGTTTGTTGCTGAGTTTGTTCAGAGAGCCAGACATGAAGTTGCCACTTCAGCCACATCAGAGGTGGAAGGTACTAGAACAAAGTTTGCTGTTGAAGATGAGGGGAACCAGATCTACAATTCAAGCAGGCAACATACTGAAGATGATTCTCAGTCTAAGAAGCATGATTCTAGCCATTCCTCTGGGATTCGTGAGTCCAAAGGACCTTCTGATGAGATGTGGGATGAAACAAAATCTTCTGTTGAGCAAAGTCAAAGAGCTGAAGAATCGGAGGTTGGCAATGAAACGTCAAAAACAATTGTCCGTAGAACCGGCAGGTCCCTGTGGAGTATGATTGCTGACGTTGTAAAATTGCGTTGGGTTTCACATGCTGCTTCTACTTCAGCTGAAAGATCAGATGAGAGAAACTCACCAAACAAGTCTGATAGTGAAACATGGTTTTCTGGGCAGGAGCATGCGGAAAGGCATAAAAGTAGTGCCATAAAAGAAGCGAGTGTGATACCACCAGAAGCCATTACAATTGACAAGTTAAAACAGGGTAAAAATGATACCCAACGCGAAGGGGAGATGTCTGACACTAGAAGAATTAAGGACAAAGGAAAATGTGTTGAGATTAGATCATCTGATAGTGAAACATGGTTATCTGAGAAGGAGCAACAGGAAAACTATGAAAGTACTTTAATAAAAGAAACAAGTGTGCAACCACCAGAAGTCATGACAATTGACAAGTTAAAACCGGGTAAAAATTatacacaaagtgaagagacgtctGACACTAAAAGAATTAAGAATAAAGGAAAACATGTTAAAGTTAGATCATCTTCAAATACAGAAGAAAGTGGGTCTGCAACCATCCCGTATGCTTCAGGAGAGGAAAATATTGAATGGACCAGAGatagaaaagatttaaaaattagtaCTTCGGGCATTAAAAGTGTGGACTTTCCAAGTGCATCATTGCCTGCCAGAGGGCCTCCTGTTGCAAGCCCAATTGTAAATATTGGTGTGCTTGACTTGTCTCGAACTCGGTCAGTGTTGCCAATCAAGGAACCAGTTCCTTCAGTGCAGTCTGAATTGTCTGCTTCAGGGGAAAAGGATGGAGAATTGAAACAAAGAAAGTTTCAGAGGACTGGGCAAGTCTTAAGAGATAGGTTTGATGACTGGGAGGAAGCCTATCAACTTGAACTTGAGCAGCGAAGGATGGATGAAATGTTCATGAAGGAAGCACTTCTAGAAGCCAAGAAGGCCGCAGATATTTGGGAAGTCCCCGTTGGTGCTGTTCTTGTGCAGCAAGGAAAAATTATTGCCCGGGGATGCAACTTGTGAGTATCATGATCTACAATGATATTTCAATCTCTTTAGCTGTTTTGCATTAAGTTGTTCATAATCAATATCAAATAATCTGTTTCAGGGTTGAAGAGTTACGGGACTCCACTGCACATGCAGAGATGATTTGTATACGAGAAGCTTCAAATCTTCTTCGGACATGGAGACTATCAGtatgttctctttgttttagtttaAATTGTTTTATTTACTGCCAAAGTTTgatatttgttagttcattgatATGTTACTTTTAAGTCCACGTGACTTTCTTAAGATACGACAGTAGTGTCTTTATACTCTCATAGTTGAAGTGAATAGCAGCTGACCTAAGATTTACACAACATTCATAACACTTTTAACATCCAAATGCTTGCTATCTAATCTGCTATTTTTCTTATTCTCTTTAATATGATCTAATCTACTATTATAGTATAACATATGAATGTCAATTAATTATTGTAACATACCACTAAAATGACAAGCAAACTGAACCATGATCATGTGTTCACTGATGTCATAGAAATCTGCCTTCATGGTGACAATATCTCTAATATAGACAATAGTTAGGTTCAAGCATTGTATAGGACAATCTTCAAGCACACCTTATTACTTAATGAGTACTGTCATGGGTAAACAGTCTGGTTTAAGAATCGTTGTCTTCCTTTGGATGCTTCTTGGTAGAGAACATAGTTTGGACTATGCTTAGTGTTTCACTAACCAATCTATGTTCACAATGCCTAAACTAAACACCATCCACATGTCTAAAGTGTAGAGTTGGGATAAAATTTGACCTTAGTTCAAACCTTAAAGCTTGTTCAAGAGAGAATGATTTCCCAAGTTATTATAGAGTACTTTGATCATATATCTAGCCAATGTGAGATTAACACACCATTGTCATACCTAATTCTAGACATTTATATGTAGCTTAACATCATCCATAAAATAAACTTTGATTATATTAGACTTTACCATTATGTACAATATCATGCTTCTACCTAACAACTTAAACTTTTAGAAGATATGGTTGAACTGGTAGTTCTACAAACAAGTTTTTCTGCACTATACAAGATTGAAAGAACATGATCCTTTCATTTTTCATGATTTGGGAATCTAAAATAATTCTTCCATTATTCAACAAAGCATCTTTAGTAGATTTTCCAGTGTATTAGGAATGAAAGCCCACCTACTTATTAGAGAGGCTGAGAGTAAGCGTTAGCACTTTGAGCTTCCCTTCATTTGCTTTGCAGGAGCTGCACATTGCATCAGTTGCAAAATAGGAAGTCAGGAATTAGGAGAGCAAGAGACCTCCCAAATATACCTACACCATTGTATTCTTATTACCAAAATAATACACactttctttgttttttgctttTCTCTGAATTGGTTCCTCGATACGTCTTTGATCTTTTTGTAAGCACCTAAGGAAAGTGAACCACACCTTAATACTCGATTCTAACAATCCAGCGTCACTGGAGACGTGATGGATGCACTCTATAGTACTTCATTAGGTCTCTTGCTGACCAGAATCCTCTAGAGGTAGCCCTCTTTGTACCACTGACAACCAGGCTCCGATATCATTGTTAAGTACCTAAAGGAGTGGGGGATTACACCTTAAAAACTATTTGTTAAGGGGGAAGAATTACTCCCCTTAAATACAACATTGAGCATCCTACTGATGTGGGACTTTGGAAATCCTATACAACCTAAGTCTCTTAACACCTTTGTCATCAACTATTACAAGATTGGCCAATCTTAGTATTTTTACATGACAATTTCTTGTTGCTATGTTATATATATCGAGTACATTTGCTTTATAGTTTGTAGACTATAATTTGGTAGCACAAAAAGGTAACTTTCTTCACTTTTGCTAAGAAGATGGTTCAGATCATGCAATAACCTGAACATGTTTATAATATTGGATAACAAAATAAATCCGGTGTAGATTGTCTATTATGATAACATATTCAAGGATGGATTAGTCATAAATAATAACTATTGAAATGGGTTAAGATAAGAAATAGATTATGTATGTGATAGAGAGACGCCTACTACTAACAGGTTTGGGTTGTGTTACAAAGGGAGGGGTAAGTAGCAGTTAAGTCGGAGTTTTAGGAGTTGTTGGCATGTCTAGCTCGCTGATAAGTCACTGCCTATAAATAGCTAGGTTATAGTTAGTTTAGGGGAGTGTATTTTCTGTTATGAATTCTGTTAGAAGTGGAGAGAATCCCTCTCCCTGTGTTGGTAGTTCCAACCGTGTAGAATCTTCTAGGGAGTGCTAATTGACCATCCCTGTGCATCAATAAAGCTTCCTGTTCTGCCATTGCGGGTTCTATCAACTGGTATCGGGAACGTGAGGATCCC carries:
- the LOC107643799 gene encoding tRNA(adenine(34)) deaminase, chloroplastic yields the protein MHNTYFSSTIYAVRGRESFSLSFNGYSNICYERFDRTPSHCSSCCHCCGCCALSNYRVTIKPSLQNGLRQSTLLQLSARRFILGREQFFPRLPAYGLHKRCYVNEETVCNRSRRRIEGECVCAGDSRKGRGSYHSFGSDDAEAVLSLLSEQSDKDTIDVKRKNVSTSRRNEAEKKIKSVSRQRNLNLGKKVETKTKGILKQRETSAIDLRRENEKSSRGNVALARSEGHRSRRDVSSCSSYYTVSSGDLGSDIDVQDKHGFEECSSGYENDEANYVKGQVKEEFNKQSDDLVRLQDFSKHEKTAFGADIDSSLRKKSEKKLAEVTVQEIKSTREQQDVHSEAFGSHEPSSYGKASLSHKQVNSKEDDSSFLKRQNAFIQARNKRHQYTGVQDSGFNEFETTLVSKQAFTGRHEELDLSDAQIKETRDEHKKIVGSTTTGKKTLNSKKISSSRHGNLEILETCSHETSDEQNKFSGSNSTTGKDVINRSSHKYIETSKVEDIQRTSMENLGAQRISVSSSVQEMEEHQHQKGEKRLLKREEKTEIKDMRKSQHISEVSHDHQSNIEDTYIINARTKIKNTDEKQLSSSKRTSEKVKHIPKSTLKSVAKTTESSCQTDETIVNFELSREDKTTRKVTISDKTTSREESNIRGSRSFVSESGTHVTLTDDHERKSATMLIASSSQETTGGGSARAQITSQVASPEIIVETSESGSSDTSDHSDKSPVLLQYSRDGSNQSYSEPYTIMAPEDSLRSVDCLEKSSNQFVAEFVQRARHEVATSATSEVEGTRTKFAVEDEGNQIYNSSRQHTEDDSQSKKHDSSHSSGIRESKGPSDEMWDETKSSVEQSQRAEESEVGNETSKTIVRRTGRSLWSMIADVVKLRWVSHAASTSAERSDERNSPNKSDSETWFSGQEHAERHKSSAIKEASVIPPEAITIDKLKQGKNDTQREGEMSDTRRIKDKGKCVEIRSSDSETWLSEKEQQENYESTLIKETSVQPPEVMTIDKLKPGKNYTQSEETSDTKRIKNKGKHVKVRSSSNTEESGSATIPYASGEENIEWTRDRKDLKISTSGIKSVDFPSASLPARGPPVASPIVNIGVLDLSRTRSVLPIKEPVPSVQSELSASGEKDGELKQRKFQRTGQVLRDRFDDWEEAYQLELEQRRMDEMFMKEALLEAKKAADIWEVPVGAVLVQQGKIIARGCNLVEELRDSTAHAEMICIREASNLLRTWRLSGTTLYVTLEPCPMCAGAILQARVDTVVWGAPNKLLGADGSWIRLFPEGGESSDSRDMPPAPVHPFHPKITIRRGILENECADVMQQFFQLRRKQKKDESPKEPSRLSLTHRHHHAKFLNKLHDIFHVFCL